Part of the Ziziphus jujuba cultivar Dongzao chromosome 8, ASM3175591v1 genome is shown below.
tttttattgttattttttccctttatttattCCATGGACATCACCTTTTTAAAAGCATAAAACCACAaactaacataaaaacaaataagaatgACAAATAAAACGTGAAGGGCTTTCATGGACCAGATATTGAATAGGCATTTCCGGGTtggaaatttttggatttttctttctttttcttttctgagGGAAAAGGAAGTCCACGTTCTTATATGTTTGGTAGATGGAATTTAAGACAGGGTGGAAATCAAAGCTACCACATTAATGGGACATGATCTTAACCAGGCTACAAACACACTTAATGAATGATTTTACAGACCCATATCTAGCTATATGTTAACAATTAATTTGCCAGACTAATGGAAAGAAAAGGGTTTaataagataaagaaaatattaatgagACTAATAAATACAAAACTCTAGGACAATGTCAGCAGAGAAATGAAGTTGCCTATCTACCAACTGGCCTTGTGTTCGGAGATTGGGTCCTAAACCTGTCTTCCACCTTTAAACTATTGAAACCCTTAATTTTCCATTGTGATTCTTATACTGCCATTGAGGGATTTTTTTGGGGTTTCGAGTTTTGTGTTTCGAGATGTAAACGTtagaaattgtttgtttatcATCTAATCCCTCCCTACCAACCTTTTGATcaatttaattagaaataatacTTTGGTCTTGAAGTAgtctatcaaaaaaataaaaaataaaaaaattggtataTCTGTCGTCAAACTTCATTATTATTGCTTGAaaaagtttgttttagtttgtgtTTTTTGAAGTGCTCTTACCTGGATTAAGATCAACTTGCATAatggtttctttttcttatataataaaACAGTATTATTTGCAACTTTTCTAGCAATCAGTACTTTAGAAAATCAAGAATTGCTtgctacttttgttttttttttttgcttaaaagaaTTGCTTGTACTTTTGTGCAACTTTTGACTCCCTTCATGATTTTCATATCATAAAGAACTTTGACATGCACGTTCTTTTTTTGTACTATTGATTCTTTAAAGTATAGTATCAAATTGCATCCATTTATGAAAGTATAACCTGTATTGCATTATTGCATATTGATTTCAACAAATATAATCATAAAACTGTTCATTGATGCCTCTTCGGGACATGCCAATGGTAAAATCCATttctaaaacataaaatttatattggaaTCTTCCATCCCTaaaatgagggaaaaaaaataataaaagaaaaaattgtatcATCCATTTTTGTTGCCTTTTGTACTCATATTTTTGCCCCACCATTTTGGCAATTGTCATGTTACAAAAACTACCCAATTATCCCATACAAAAATCCTTCACACCTTGCTACAAGTTTCCATTACACGTTTCCATTACCTCTACACCAAAAGGAATAGTGTTGAAgaaattttatatgacttttcaaaCAAGGCACTATTTGACAAATAACCGTTGCTGGTCGTTATCATCCAATCAAAGTTTTTTCTAGTATGGGACCCAATTCtccaataataattttttgctaCTCTTATGAAGAAAACCAATGTGcaaggaaatgatgaaaaaatataatagaagcTGAGCGTTTTCTCGTGAAGAAGAAGCGCCAGGAGCGTTGCTCTCTGTGACCCTCACAATTCACATTCACCACcacccatctctctctctctctctctctctccccatgAAAATCAGATATACACACCCATTTCTGTCTCCATAAAATGCTCAAAAACCCATCTCACAGAATCATCAGAAAATTATTTCGATTTGTTTATATctgtagagaaaaggaaaagtgTTTATCCAAATGGGGTCTGAGTCAGAGCCAGTGAAAGAGCCAAGCACAGCTTTCAAGCTCTCTCTGTTCTCACTTCCAACCAAACCATTAGAGCCTTCTGGGACACTTACGCCACCACTCCGAACCAGAGCCTCTATTCCTTTTCAATGGGAGGAAGCACCAGGCAAGCCTAGGCACCACTGCAGCACTATTGAATCAAAACCCAGTTGTGCAAGAACCTTGGAACTTCCTCCGAGGTTGCTAAAAGAGGCTAAGGTTATCGATTTCCCTTTTCCAACCACTGCCTTGGATAGTAATGGACCTGAAGTGGGTCGTTCTCTGTCTTTCACTTTTTCGTTTAGGAACACATCAGAGAGTAATTGGGGCAAAAGGGTGTCCAAAGATGGAGCTGGTTATTTAGGATCTAGAAGATGGGGGAGTTTCAGGAAGACCAAAGAAGCTATTGCACCACGCTTTGagatttcttcttcttgtaGTACTGGTTTTGAGAAAACTGTGATTGGCAGTGGAGTTGGTGGTTGTGATAATGCAAAGGTGAAGATCACAAGAATTAGAAGGAGAGGAAGCTTGTTGAGTCTCTCTAATACAAAGTCACACTTATTGGTAAGTggaaaaaagaagcaaattttACTTTGATGAATTCTAAGTTTCCATccatttttcttctctcttttctattttggttcttgtttttgttttttgctactATGAAATTAAAGTTCTTCTGGATTTGGTGCACGAATAGTAAAGAATATTGTTCAAGGCATGAAGAAAAAGTTTTCGTTAAGTTGGGTTGAATCTATAGTTAGTGAATTATATGGCAGATGAACCATGTTGTGAATTAAATCTCAAGTTTATTCTAAGCCTAACTTTGAATATGATACTGTATctattattttctaatatttgcTAGATCAAAGACTTTTAATAGTATATACCAACAATGTACCAGATAACATGCTCTTTTCTGTGGAAAAAGTAAACAAGAAGCAGAAAAGATTGACGAATTGATGCATGGATTTTGACAACAAACAAAATATGTATCCAAACCAGCAGCGTACTGCATTTTCCAATTTGGACtttacccaaaaagaaaagaaaaagattttcatggttatattattacacCATATTCTGCAACAGTAATAAGCACTTAATTTGGCTGACAGTAATTGTTTAACTTCTGCAGAAGATGAGTGGtagaaaatgagttttttttttcttctaattatctaatcttttattattaaatggGTAGCCTATTTTCTTTACTTCTGAGTTTCTCTACCCTCTAGAAGTTGTTGATCTTGTGCTATACATACATGTactatatacatctatatatatatatatatataatcagtttTTGCCATGTAAAACTGCAGACAAGCATTTATGAAAGCTTTAAGCAGGTGGTCCCGTGGAGACGCAGGCAAGAAAAACTCAGAAAGACGGGCTCATGATTTTCATTATTGCCCTGGTGGTCGATCGGCTTGATCGGGCTGTAGCTTTATGTATAAATGATGCTTTACTTTCCATTATTCAATCTTGTATAGCGACAAAATTATtccaataaattatataataagctCTGCttttgcattctaaattatattaCGAAAATCAGTGTGCCAACAACTTCAATCTAGCACTTACTGTATCTTGAGCTTTTAAATGCGAGTTTCTTTGACCTagtattttgattttcaaaacaGTTTTTCTAACATATGAACGCGATTTAGATCAgattatttagaaaaaagatTCTTGATAAAGATGAAGATTTTCAATACCAACCCCCAATTGACCAATCCGAGCTCAACCATTTTTCAACGATTAGGCAGTTCAATAGTTTATTTGGTGATAAAGACATTAAGCAGTGCTTTCTAGTTTGGACTAACTGGTTAATCTGTAGAAAGagtgaaaaatagaaaaactaaaatCACTGTGATAGAGATTCTTTGCATTCACAAATCAACAGagtaatatttttcatttttctcatcTATTTTCGGCATATAAACAGATGCGCTATCCTTAATATGCAAACTAGACAAAAGATTTTCTGTGTGATCTAAGACTAACTCTAAGAAACAATCCCTTCTATTTCTTTCACATGGACAGTCAGAGAATTGACAAAATCAAGCATGAGCAAGCTGCAGAGACCTCCTCTTCTTGTAATTAGCTTTGAAACAAGCCTGCCTTAGCTTTTTGGTTTTCTTAGTCAACTCCGTGTCTGGCAACACTTCTAGAAGCCTTTTGTGCTCTTCCAGCATCATTATCTCATCAGCCAAACCCATTTCCTGCATTCCAATTTCCAAACAACCACTTAGAAATGATGCctaacaaaaattcaaaacgAAACATCTCCACATCCTCTGAAATCCA
Proteins encoded:
- the LOC107403444 gene encoding uncharacterized protein At4g00950, whose product is MGSESEPVKEPSTAFKLSLFSLPTKPLEPSGTLTPPLRTRASIPFQWEEAPGKPRHHCSTIESKPSCARTLELPPRLLKEAKVIDFPFPTTALDSNGPEVGRSLSFTFSFRNTSESNWGKRVSKDGAGYLGSRRWGSFRKTKEAIAPRFEISSSCSTGFEKTVIGSGVGGCDNAKVKITRIRRRGSLLSLSNTKSHLLTSIYESFKQVVPWRRRQEKLRKTGS